The proteins below come from a single Serratia ficaria genomic window:
- a CDS encoding D-hexose-6-phosphate mutarotase, with the protein MNEKIFTLPVSEQISPYISQRQLDELGVVVVSHPKVRAAIALQGAHLLAWQPSGDRPVIWLSGNTPFQKGKAVRGGVPICWPWFGPVAQPSHGFARNQPWSLTAHDEDDNGVILTFTLKDNEQTRKLWPHAFTLIARFKLGEECEIELESHGDYQATAALHTYFQIGDIEQVKVTGLGDSYIDKVAGGAPARQTGALTFVGQTDRVYTRPEAFSLIKDPALQRTIEVHHHHMSDVIAWNPGVELSCSMADMTNDGYKTMVCVETGRVGKPLVAAGEQPARLAVTFRSRKNA; encoded by the coding sequence ATGAACGAAAAAATTTTCACCCTGCCCGTTAGCGAACAGATTTCTCCGTATATCAGCCAGCGGCAGCTCGATGAGCTGGGCGTCGTTGTGGTGTCGCACCCCAAAGTGCGCGCGGCGATCGCCCTGCAGGGCGCGCACCTGTTAGCCTGGCAGCCCAGCGGCGATCGGCCGGTTATCTGGCTCAGCGGCAATACCCCGTTCCAGAAAGGCAAGGCGGTCCGCGGCGGCGTGCCGATTTGCTGGCCCTGGTTCGGCCCGGTGGCGCAGCCTTCGCACGGCTTTGCCCGCAACCAACCCTGGAGCCTGACGGCGCACGATGAAGACGACAACGGCGTTATCCTCACCTTCACGCTGAAGGACAACGAGCAAACCCGTAAACTGTGGCCGCACGCCTTTACCTTGATTGCCCGCTTCAAGCTGGGCGAAGAATGCGAGATCGAGCTGGAGTCGCACGGCGACTACCAGGCGACTGCGGCGCTGCACACCTACTTCCAGATCGGCGATATCGAACAGGTTAAGGTGACGGGCCTTGGCGACAGCTATATCGACAAAGTGGCGGGCGGTGCGCCAGCGCGCCAAACCGGCGCGCTGACGTTCGTCGGCCAGACCGACCGCGTTTATACCCGGCCCGAAGCCTTCAGCCTGATAAAAGATCCGGCGCTGCAGCGCACCATCGAGGTTCATCATCACCATATGAGCGACGTGATCGCCTGGAACCCCGGCGTCGAGCTCTCCTGCAGCATGGCGGATATGACCAACGACGGTTACAAAACCATGGTGTGCGTGGAAACCGGCCGCGTCGGCAAGCCGCTGGTTGCCGCCGGCGAGCAGCCCGCACGGCTGGCGGTGACCTTCCGCAGCCGCAAAAACGCCTGA
- a CDS encoding MipA/OmpV family protein: protein MVCAHSAQAGTWSLGASALVSPDPYRGNQDRVYPVPVINYEGDDFYFRTLTAGYYLWKDQENQLSLMGYYSPLGFRPGDSDDDRMKRLDKRRGTLMAGLAYSHNAEWGTLRTTFTGDTLDYSNGLVGDVAYLYKFDLDALTLVPGVGVMWSSKNQNKYYYGVSEHESRRSGLDSYTPEDSWAPYVELSANYKINKDWNAFFVGRYVKLSDEVKDSPMVDKSYTGLLMTGVSYTF from the coding sequence ATGGTTTGTGCGCACAGTGCTCAGGCTGGAACCTGGTCACTCGGCGCTTCCGCGCTGGTCAGCCCGGATCCGTATCGCGGTAATCAGGACCGCGTCTATCCGGTACCCGTCATTAATTATGAAGGCGACGACTTCTACTTCCGCACGCTGACCGCCGGTTATTACCTGTGGAAAGATCAGGAAAACCAGCTGAGCCTGATGGGTTACTACTCGCCGTTGGGCTTCCGTCCGGGCGACAGCGACGACGATCGCATGAAGCGATTGGACAAACGCCGCGGCACCCTGATGGCCGGCCTGGCTTACTCGCACAACGCCGAGTGGGGTACCCTCCGCACCACCTTCACCGGTGACACCCTGGACTACAGCAACGGCCTGGTGGGCGACGTCGCGTATCTGTACAAGTTCGACCTCGACGCTCTCACTCTGGTTCCCGGCGTGGGCGTCATGTGGAGCAGCAAAAACCAGAACAAATATTACTACGGCGTCAGCGAACACGAATCGCGCCGCAGCGGCCTGGACAGCTACACGCCGGAAGACAGCTGGGCGCCCTATGTTGAGCTGAGTGCCAACTACAAAATCAACAAGGACTGGAATGCCTTCTTTGTTGGGCGCTACGTTAAGCTCTCGGATGAAGTGAAAGACAGTCCGATGGTGGATAAATCATACACCGGGTTGTTGATGACGGGTGTGAGCTACACCTTCTAA